From Pseudanabaena sp. PCC 6802, one genomic window encodes:
- a CDS encoding AmpG family muropeptide MFS transporter: MKATKSLLQVFGSRKMASLMLLGVASGLPFALTDDAFRAWLSNKAGFDLSTIGWLGLVSLPYSLKFLWSPFTDRFVPPFLGRRRGWILCTQVLLVVAIVAIAFQMFAIENLPKPERLNALPLLAVTALSIAFLSATQDIAIDAYRADVLEVKEVGAGVGIWVMGYRVALLLTGFIGFNLADHIGWSWVYAFMALLMGLNIWVTFAAPEPKVDPNSVPTSLDAAVIKPFQEFLRRIGLRNVLFILIFVIFYRFSDAMVSKMAVPFLGAKGLGFSDGDIGTVRQGLGLFATIVGTLAGGAILSKIGVNRSLWIFGILQAVSNLGYYLLALVGKDYTALVLAINVENFCSGLGTAGFLGYLITLCNPSFSATQYALLSSLFAVGRDVLAAPFAGELAQFIQKQMPTWTNINQIPWLVGSDGKGWALFFLITVVLALPGMALLPFFAPWHEVNLVGELPEDP; encoded by the coding sequence GTGAAAGCAACTAAATCGTTGCTACAGGTGTTTGGCAGCCGAAAAATGGCATCGCTGATGTTATTGGGAGTTGCCTCAGGGCTGCCATTTGCTCTAACTGATGATGCGTTTCGGGCATGGCTGAGTAACAAAGCAGGTTTTGACCTCAGTACGATTGGATGGTTAGGTCTGGTGTCTTTGCCCTATTCACTTAAGTTTCTGTGGTCGCCATTTACCGATCGCTTCGTCCCGCCGTTTTTAGGACGCAGGCGAGGCTGGATATTATGCACGCAGGTACTGCTAGTGGTGGCAATTGTGGCGATCGCCTTCCAAATGTTTGCCATTGAGAATTTGCCTAAACCGGAGCGGTTAAACGCTTTACCTTTGTTGGCAGTAACGGCATTGAGTATTGCGTTTTTGAGTGCGACTCAGGATATTGCGATCGATGCTTATCGTGCGGATGTCCTAGAGGTAAAGGAAGTGGGCGCAGGCGTTGGCATTTGGGTGATGGGCTACCGTGTAGCGCTATTATTGACGGGCTTTATTGGCTTTAACCTGGCAGACCATATCGGCTGGTCGTGGGTATATGCATTCATGGCACTGTTGATGGGTTTGAATATATGGGTAACTTTTGCCGCCCCCGAACCAAAAGTAGATCCCAATTCCGTACCGACTTCTCTAGACGCAGCAGTAATTAAGCCGTTTCAGGAATTTTTGCGACGCATCGGACTGCGTAACGTCCTATTTATTTTGATATTTGTGATTTTCTATCGCTTTAGCGATGCCATGGTCAGCAAAATGGCAGTGCCGTTTTTAGGTGCCAAGGGGCTAGGTTTCAGCGATGGTGACATCGGCACAGTGCGACAAGGTTTAGGTTTGTTTGCCACAATCGTAGGAACACTAGCAGGCGGAGCTATCCTCAGCAAAATTGGAGTAAATCGATCGCTCTGGATATTCGGTATCCTGCAAGCAGTAAGTAATTTGGGCTACTACCTTTTAGCGTTAGTTGGCAAGGACTATACTGCCTTGGTGCTAGCAATTAATGTGGAAAACTTTTGCAGTGGCTTAGGCACGGCAGGATTTTTAGGTTACTTGATTACGCTGTGCAATCCCAGTTTCTCTGCCACCCAGTACGCGCTACTATCCAGTTTGTTTGCTGTGGGACGAGATGTTTTAGCTGCCCCATTTGCGGGAGAGCTGGCGCAATTCATTCAAAAACAAATGCCGACCTGGACGAATATCAACCAAATTCCCTGGTTAGTGGGCAGTGATGGCAAAGGCTGGGCATTATTTTTCTTAATCACCGTAGTGTTAGCACTACCAGGCATGGCGCTCCTGCCATTTTTTGCCCCTTGGCACGAAGTTAATTTGGTGGGGGAATTGCCTGAAGATCCCTAG
- the trxA gene encoding thioredoxin, with the protein MSSAVAVTDSSFEQDVLGSEVPVLVDFWAPWCGPCRMVAPVVDEIAEQYDGKIKVVKLNTDENPNVASQYGIRSIPTLMIFKGGQRVDVVVGAVPKATLANAIEKYL; encoded by the coding sequence ATGTCATCAGCGGTTGCAGTTACAGATTCTAGCTTTGAGCAGGATGTACTTGGGAGCGAAGTGCCTGTTCTAGTGGACTTCTGGGCACCTTGGTGCGGACCTTGCCGTATGGTTGCACCTGTAGTTGATGAAATTGCCGAACAGTATGACGGCAAAATCAAGGTAGTTAAACTTAATACTGATGAAAATCCCAACGTCGCGAGCCAGTACGGTATTCGTAGCATCCCTACGCTCATGATTTTTAAAGGCGGTCAGCGGGTTGATGTTGTAGTTGGTGCCGTACCCAAAGCAACTTTAGCTAACGCAATTGAAAAGTATCTCTAA
- the pyrR gene encoding bifunctional pyr operon transcriptional regulator/uracil phosphoribosyltransferase PyrR — translation MQSQVVEILSAEELRRTVNRLASQVVEGCSDLSNLAILGVRTRGVPLACLIIRQIQQLEGVEVPLGAIDITFYRDDLDKIGLRAPGKTDIPFDINNKLVLLVDDVIYSGRTIGAALNAIHDYGRPHAVRLAVLVDRGHRELPIHPDYVGKVLPTAKDESVKVFLQQVDGRDGVELIKPSPGISDL, via the coding sequence ATGCAGAGCCAAGTGGTTGAAATACTGTCTGCTGAAGAATTGCGACGTACAGTCAATCGCTTGGCATCCCAGGTTGTAGAGGGATGCTCCGATCTATCTAATTTAGCAATCTTGGGCGTGCGTACTAGGGGGGTACCGCTCGCGTGTCTAATTATCAGACAAATTCAACAGCTTGAAGGCGTGGAAGTGCCATTGGGTGCTATAGATATAACCTTTTACAGAGACGATCTAGATAAGATCGGTTTGCGAGCACCAGGCAAAACAGATATTCCCTTTGACATCAACAATAAATTGGTATTGTTAGTTGACGATGTTATTTATAGCGGGCGCACAATTGGTGCAGCTTTGAATGCAATTCACGACTACGGTCGCCCTCATGCCGTGCGGTTGGCTGTTTTGGTAGACCGGGGACATCGAGAGTTACCTATCCATCCAGATTACGTGGGCAAAGTCCTGCCAACAGCTAAGGACGAATCGGTCAAGGTTTTTTTACAACAAGTAGACGGACGTGATGGAGTAGAGCTGATTAAGCCAAGTCCTGGAATATCCGATCTTTAG
- a CDS encoding tetratricopeptide repeat protein — translation MNQAIDLCQQASTRLAKGEISAAIGLCQQAIAIQPNLLQAYEILVQLQPKNVQLKFSLGGLLLQQGQLDRAEGVFRSVVQVDPKNVLAYCGLGIVLAKQNRHAEAIPYFESALHIQPQNFDALFNLGLALLQQNRIPEAVSTFATARSVKPQDVRPICSSGLALERQGKIDEAIATYQQAIELQPTHFPAYIDLINILARAKRFNEAIAPLQVALKLQPHNHQLKCRLGRIFTDRDEFERASEIFLSVLTVDPKQIEAHCGMGIVLIKQDKLPEAIQHLETVLQIEPQHFDSLLYLGIAFTSQKRLEEALAKFQIAYKINPNDAELNYRVGYVFMKLDKRGNAIAHFQRSLDMEPKVVAYSKLVDSLCTLVHSRDHFHANDKIGELLQETIEKYGGVYVGADLVRASIASMSACLNSGCHEALLMSKLIELENYIYDRAEQLTQIEVDALYCSALFAMFSARDDRDANSKFAKLVGTLYADLVIEPKLDAIAIASKQTDRALVKKNADRQTLRIGILNAHMYRNAASWCSIDAIEALSHLTPHIYLYGSKGDASDDITQRFEQIAAGVYCLSSTEWTSTDLADISQQISQDRIDILLDLDSLTDPNHVALLYGKLAPVRISWLGFDAPYTSRHNYFLGDRHTHPEGVDASYVEQIVRLPHAHMAVAGFTCSPINRDEARQALGIAPHQIAYLYNCHVRKLNYDSIQAQIKILKHVPDSVLLRKGYGNHAGIKEIYAQECDRQGINRDRVKFMPLVYSEEDHRTAYLLADVGLDSYPYNGGSQNLEALWFNLPVVTLAGEQSFARMGYSFLQTLGIEAGIAYNWEEYVEWGIKFGLDWELRQSVRSHLVQSKRSENLSPLWHPAQLARDMYAIFEKLLAQSDRPQ, via the coding sequence ATGAATCAAGCAATAGATCTATGCCAGCAAGCATCTACTCGCCTGGCTAAGGGAGAAATTTCCGCTGCGATCGGGCTTTGTCAACAGGCGATCGCCATTCAACCTAACCTGTTGCAAGCATACGAAATACTGGTACAGCTTCAGCCGAAAAATGTCCAACTAAAGTTTTCCCTTGGAGGACTTCTATTGCAACAGGGGCAACTAGACAGGGCAGAAGGGGTCTTTAGATCTGTGGTGCAGGTCGATCCTAAAAATGTACTCGCTTACTGTGGTTTAGGGATAGTGCTGGCTAAACAAAATAGGCACGCAGAAGCAATCCCGTATTTTGAATCAGCATTGCATATTCAGCCTCAAAATTTCGATGCCTTATTTAATCTCGGGCTTGCACTCCTGCAACAAAACCGTATTCCAGAGGCAGTTTCTACATTTGCCACAGCTAGAAGTGTCAAACCTCAGGATGTGAGGCCGATCTGTAGTTCGGGCTTGGCTTTGGAACGCCAAGGAAAAATCGACGAAGCGATCGCCACCTACCAGCAGGCAATCGAACTCCAACCAACGCATTTCCCCGCCTATATAGACCTGATCAATATCCTGGCAAGAGCAAAGAGATTTAATGAAGCGATCGCGCCTCTACAGGTGGCTCTCAAACTCCAGCCCCATAATCATCAGCTTAAATGCCGTTTAGGTAGGATATTCACCGATCGAGATGAATTCGAGCGAGCTTCCGAGATATTTCTCTCAGTTCTGACCGTCGATCCCAAGCAAATCGAAGCTCATTGCGGCATGGGGATCGTGCTAATCAAACAGGACAAACTGCCAGAAGCGATTCAACACTTGGAAACAGTCCTGCAAATCGAACCTCAGCATTTTGATAGTCTGCTCTATCTCGGCATCGCTTTCACATCTCAGAAACGTCTGGAAGAAGCATTAGCTAAGTTCCAAATTGCCTATAAGATTAATCCTAACGATGCGGAGTTAAACTATAGAGTTGGATATGTTTTTATGAAATTGGACAAGCGCGGCAACGCTATCGCTCATTTCCAAAGAAGTTTAGATATGGAGCCTAAAGTGGTTGCGTATAGCAAGCTGGTGGATTCCCTATGCACGCTCGTTCACAGTCGCGACCACTTCCACGCCAATGATAAAATAGGAGAACTCCTTCAGGAAACAATTGAAAAGTATGGTGGGGTTTATGTCGGTGCAGATCTGGTACGGGCATCAATAGCATCGATGTCCGCTTGTCTCAACTCCGGTTGTCACGAAGCATTATTAATGTCAAAACTGATAGAACTGGAAAACTATATCTACGATCGCGCCGAACAACTGACTCAAATAGAAGTAGATGCCCTATATTGCAGTGCTCTGTTTGCCATGTTTAGCGCGCGCGACGATCGAGATGCCAACTCCAAATTTGCGAAATTAGTGGGGACTTTGTATGCCGATCTGGTAATTGAGCCAAAACTAGATGCCATAGCGATCGCTTCTAAACAGACAGATCGCGCCCTAGTCAAAAAAAATGCAGATCGACAAACTCTGCGCATTGGCATTTTAAACGCACATATGTATAGAAATGCGGCGAGCTGGTGCAGTATTGATGCGATCGAGGCTTTGTCCCATCTCACACCTCACATCTATCTCTATGGCTCGAAGGGCGATGCTTCCGATGACATAACGCAAAGATTCGAGCAGATTGCCGCAGGAGTTTACTGCCTTTCAAGTACTGAATGGACATCAACCGATTTAGCAGATATCTCTCAGCAAATATCTCAAGATCGAATTGATATTTTGCTCGATCTAGATTCCCTAACCGACCCCAATCATGTTGCACTGCTGTACGGCAAGCTCGCGCCAGTCCGCATCTCATGGTTGGGCTTCGATGCTCCCTATACTTCTCGTCATAATTACTTTCTGGGCGATCGCCATACCCACCCCGAAGGAGTTGATGCGTCTTATGTGGAACAGATCGTCAGATTGCCGCACGCGCATATGGCAGTAGCTGGATTTACCTGCAGTCCAATAAATCGGGATGAGGCCAGGCAGGCTCTGGGGATTGCACCACACCAGATTGCCTATCTCTACAATTGCCACGTTCGCAAATTGAACTATGACTCCATTCAAGCGCAGATAAAGATCTTAAAGCACGTTCCCGATAGCGTACTGCTGCGTAAAGGTTATGGCAATCATGCTGGAATCAAAGAGATATACGCGCAGGAATGCGATCGCCAGGGGATAAATCGCGATCGCGTTAAGTTTATGCCCCTGGTTTATTCAGAAGAAGATCACCGCACCGCATATCTACTAGCCGATGTTGGACTGGATTCCTATCCCTACAACGGTGGCAGTCAAAATTTGGAAGCACTTTGGTTTAATTTACCTGTTGTGACGCTTGCAGGCGAGCAATCGTTTGCCAGGATGGGGTACTCATTTTTGCAAACATTGGGAATCGAAGCTGGTATTGCCTACAATTGGGAAGAATATGTGGAGTGGGGGATTAAATTTGGTCTGGATTGGGAACTGCGCCAGTCTGTGCGATCGCATTTAGTCCAGTCCAAGCGATCGGAAAACCTATCCCCTCTGTGGCATCCCGCGCAATTAGCGCGGGACATGTATGCTATTTTCGAGAAACTACTAGCACAGAGCGATCGTCCCCAGTGA